A genome region from Gambusia affinis linkage group LG24, SWU_Gaff_1.0, whole genome shotgun sequence includes the following:
- the LOC122827403 gene encoding sodium-driven chloride bicarbonate exchanger-like isoform X2, translating to MNTMISVDLNKGFVYQRTDEEAVLDRGGTRSMLNTNFEKEELEGHRTLYIGVHVPLGRRSHRRHRHHGHRHRKRSKERDSTGEDGRESPSYNTPAQRVQFLLGTEDGDEEHIPHALFTEMDEICLREGEDAEWKETARWLKFEEDVEDGGERWSKPYVATLSLHSLFELRSCIMNGIVMLDMRANSLEEIADMVLDQHEGSGSLGPDARKRIREALLKQHHHQNHKKLANRIPIVRSFADIGKKQSEPHSMDKNGQTVSPQSQPSNNEAKQDVSRENSAVDFSKIDLHFMKKIPPGAEASNVLVGELEFLDRPVVAFVRLSPAVLLNGLTEVPITTRFLFILLGPLGKGPQYHEIGRSIATLMTDEIFHDVAYKAKDRSDLVAGIDEFLDQVTVLPPGEWDPSIRIEPPKNVPSQEKRKIPPVPNGVTDLGESEEHGGHGGPELQRTGRIFGGMILDIKRKAPHYLSDYTDAISLQCLASFLFLYCACMSPVITFGGLLGEATEGRVSAIESLFGASMTGIAYSLFAGQPLTILGSTGPVLVFEKILFKFCKEYGLSYLSLRTCIGLWTAFFCLLLVATDASSLVCYITRFTEEAFAALICIIFIYEALEKLLHLGVHYPVNKHNDLQKLTQYWCSCVEPRDPSNETLRLWDERNITVSQVNWTSLEVKECEMLHGEFQGPACGHHGPYIPDVLFWCVVLFFTTVFMSAFLKEFKFSRYFPTKVRAVISDFAVFITILTMVLVDYAIGIPSPKLQVPSKFKPTRDDRGWVINPVGPNPWWTTIVSFIPAVLCTILIFMDQQITAVIINRKEHKLKKGCGYHLDLFVVGVMLGVCSVMGLPWFVAATVLSISHVNSLKLESECSAPGEQPKFLGIREQRFTGLMIFTLMGCSVFMTSVLKFIPMPVLYGVFLYMGASSLRGIQFFDRLKLFGMPAKHQPDFIYLRHVPLRKVHLFTIIQLSCLVLLWVIKTSRAAIVFPMMVLALVFIRKLLDFIFTKRELSWLDDLMPEWKKKKLEDAAEEEEHSIIAEEEGIVQVPLEGHYRSDPATVNITDEMSKGSFGNVWKGVSPAESTKKELGSKSSPS from the exons GTCACCGCACTCTCTACATTGGAGTCCATGTCCCCTTGGGTCGGAGGTCACACCGTCGACACCGTCACCATGGACACAGACACAGGAAGAGGTCCAAGGAGAGGGACTCCACAGGGGAAGACGGTCGGGAATCCCCCTCATATA ACACCCCAGCTCAGAGGGTGCAGTTCCTTCTGGGCACAGAGGATGGCGACGAAGAGCACATCCCACACGCCCTGTTCACTGAGATGGACGAAATCTGCCTCAGGGAGGGAGAGGACGCCGAATGGAAAGAGACGGCTAG GTGGCTGAAATTTGAAGAGGATGTTGAAGACGGCGGCGAACGGTGGAGTAAGCCCTACGTGGCCACCCTGTCTCTGCACAGCCTGTTTGAGCTGCGGAGCTGCATCATGAATGGCATCGTGATGCTGGACATGAGGGCCAACTCACTGGAGGAGATTGCAG ATATGGTTTTGGATCAGCATGAGGGGTCCGGCTCTCTGGGTCCGGATGCCCGGAAGAGGATCCGCGAGGCTCTGCTCAAGCAGCACCATCACCAAAATCACAAGAAGCTGGCCAACCGCATCCCCATCGTACGCTCCTTCGCTGACATTGGAAAGAAGCAGTCCGAGCCTCATTCCATGGACAAGAACG GCCAAACGGTCTCACCGCAGTCCCAGCCGTCCAACAACGAGGCCAAACAGGACGTCAGCCGAGAAAACAGCGCTGTGGACTTCAGTAAG ATTGACCTCCATTTTATGAAGAAGATCCCTCCTGGAGCGGAGGCGTCCAATGTGCTGGTTGGGGAGCTGGAGTTCCTGGACCGCCCTGTGGTGGCCTTTGTCCGCTTGTCTCCTGCTGTGCTGCTCAACGGCCTTACCGAAGTTCCCATCACCACCAG GTTCTTGTTCATCCTCCTGGGGCCTCTGGGTAAAGGTCCTCAGTATCACGAAATTGGGCGATCTATTGCTACCCTGATGACTGATGAG attttccATGATGTCGCCTATAAGGCCAAAGACAGGAGTGACCTGGTGGCAGGCATCGACGAGTTTTTGGATCAAGTGACTGTGTTGCCCCCCGGCGAGTGGGACCCCTCCATCAGAATAGAGCCGCCGAAGAATGTTCCCTCTCAg GAAAAGCGAAAGATCCCCCCAGTTCCCAACGGAGTGACGGATCTTGGAGAGTCTGAGGAGCACGGAGGACATGGTGGCCCTGAGCTCCAGCGCACGGGGAG GATATTTGGTGGGATGATCTTGGACATCAAGCGAAAAGCCCCTCACTACCTTTCAGACTACACAGACGCCATCAGCCTCCAGTGTCTGgcctccttcctcttcctgtaCTGCGCCTGCATGTCACCTGTTATCACCTTCGGAGGACTCCTGGGCGAGGCCACAGAGGGCCGCGTG AGTGCCATCGAGTCTCTGTTTGGGGCGTCAATGACTGGGATAGCCTACTCTCTGTTTGCCGGTCAGCCCCTCACCATCCTGGGCAGCACTGGGCCGGTTCTTGTCTTTGAGAAGATCCTTTTCAAGTTTTGCAA GGAATATGGCCTCTCCTACCTCTCCCTGAGGACCTGCATTGGGCTGTGGACGGCCTTCTTCTGCCTGCTGCTGGTGGCCACAGATGCCAGCTCGCTTGTCTGTTACATCACCCGCTTCACCGAAGAGGCTTTCGCCGCACTAATCTGCATCATCTTCATCTACGAGGCCCTGGAGAAGCTGCTTCACCTAGGGGTGCACTATCCGGTCAACAAACACAACGACCTGCAGAAGCTCACCCAGTACTG GTGTAGCTGTGTTGAGCCAAGGGACCCGAGTAATGAGACCCTGCGACTTTGGGATGAGAGGAACATCACAGTGTCCCAGGTCAACTGGACCTCACTGGAGGTCAAG GAGTGTGAGATGTTACATGGGGAGTTTCAGGGGCCCGCCTGTGGCCACCATGGCCCGTACATCCCAGACGTCCTCTTCTGGTGCGTGGTGCTCTTCTTCACCACAGTCTTCATGTCGGCCTTCCTGAAGGAATTCAAGTTCAGCCGCTACTTCCCCACCAAG GTGAGGGCTGTCATCAGCGACTTTGCAGTCTTTATCACTATCCTCACTATGGTCCTTGTTGATTATGCCATAGGAATCCCATCGCCTAAATTACAAGTCCCCAGCAAGTTCAAA CCAACTAGAGACGATCGGGGCTGGGTTATAAACCCGGTTGGACCCAACCCGTGGTGGACCACCATTGTCTCCTTTATACCCGCTGTGCTCTGCACCATCCTCATCTTCATGGACCAGCAGATCACAGCGGTTATTATCAACAGGAAGGAGCACAAGCTGAAG AAAGGCTGCGGCTACCACCTGGACCTGTTCGTGGTGGGGGTGATGCTGGGCGTGTGCTCGGTGATGGGCCTGCCGTGGTTCGTGGCGGCCACCGTGCTCTCCATCTCCCACGTGAACAGCCTGAAGCTGGAGTCGGAGTGCTCGGCTCCTGGAGAGCAGCCCAAGTTCCTGGGCATCCGCGAGCAGCGCTTCACCGGCCTCATGATCTTCACCCTCATGGGCTGCTCCGTCTTCATGACCTCCGTGCTGAAA TTCATCCCTATGCCGGTCCTCTACGGCGTCTTTCTGTACATGGGAGCATCTTCCCTCAGAGGCATTCAG TTCTTCGATCGGTTGAAGTTGTTCGGCATGCCAGCCAAACATCAGCCTGACTTCATCTACCTTCGACATGTGCCGCTGAGGAAGGTCCACCTCTTCACCATCATCCAGCTCAGCTGCTTAGTCCTGCTGTGGGTCATCAAGACCTCCAGGGCGGCCATCGTTTTCCCCATGATG GTCTTGGCGCTGGTATTTATTCGTAAGTTGCTGGATTTCATCTTCACCAAGAGAGAACTGAGCTGGCTGGATGATCTGATGCCGgagtggaagaagaagaagctggaggaTGCAGCAGAAGAG GAGGAACACAGTATTATCGCAGAGGAGGAAGGGATTGTGCAAGTCCCACTCGAGGGGCACTACAG GAGTGACCCAGCCACGGTGAACATCACCGACGAAATGTCTAAGGGTTCTTTCGGGAACGTGTGGAAGGGTGTCAGTCCTGCTGAGAGCACGAAAAAGGAACTGGGATCGAAAAG CTCCCCTTCCTAA
- the LOC122827403 gene encoding sodium-driven chloride bicarbonate exchanger-like isoform X3, whose product MDITDQGAQMEPLLPTEQSSQESKDVRTDEEAVLDRGGTRSMLNTNFEKEELEGHRTLYIGVHVPLGRRSHRRHRHHGHRHRKRSKERDSTGEDGRESPSYNTPAQRVQFLLGTEDGDEEHIPHALFTEMDEICLREGEDAEWKETARWLKFEEDVEDGGERWSKPYVATLSLHSLFELRSCIMNGIVMLDMRANSLEEIADMVLDQHEGSGSLGPDARKRIREALLKQHHHQNHKKLANRIPIVRSFADIGKKQSEPHSMDKNGQTVSPQSQPSNNEAKQDVSRENSAVDFSKIDLHFMKKIPPGAEASNVLVGELEFLDRPVVAFVRLSPAVLLNGLTEVPITTRFLFILLGPLGKGPQYHEIGRSIATLMTDEIFHDVAYKAKDRSDLVAGIDEFLDQVTVLPPGEWDPSIRIEPPKNVPSQEKRKIPPVPNGVTDLGESEEHGGHGGPELQRTGRIFGGMILDIKRKAPHYLSDYTDAISLQCLASFLFLYCACMSPVITFGGLLGEATEGRVSAIESLFGASMTGIAYSLFAGQPLTILGSTGPVLVFEKILFKFCKEYGLSYLSLRTCIGLWTAFFCLLLVATDASSLVCYITRFTEEAFAALICIIFIYEALEKLLHLGVHYPVNKHNDLQKLTQYWCSCVEPRDPSNETLRLWDERNITVSQVNWTSLEVKECEMLHGEFQGPACGHHGPYIPDVLFWCVVLFFTTVFMSAFLKEFKFSRYFPTKESHRLNYKSPASSNQLETIGAGL is encoded by the exons GTCACCGCACTCTCTACATTGGAGTCCATGTCCCCTTGGGTCGGAGGTCACACCGTCGACACCGTCACCATGGACACAGACACAGGAAGAGGTCCAAGGAGAGGGACTCCACAGGGGAAGACGGTCGGGAATCCCCCTCATATA ACACCCCAGCTCAGAGGGTGCAGTTCCTTCTGGGCACAGAGGATGGCGACGAAGAGCACATCCCACACGCCCTGTTCACTGAGATGGACGAAATCTGCCTCAGGGAGGGAGAGGACGCCGAATGGAAAGAGACGGCTAG GTGGCTGAAATTTGAAGAGGATGTTGAAGACGGCGGCGAACGGTGGAGTAAGCCCTACGTGGCCACCCTGTCTCTGCACAGCCTGTTTGAGCTGCGGAGCTGCATCATGAATGGCATCGTGATGCTGGACATGAGGGCCAACTCACTGGAGGAGATTGCAG ATATGGTTTTGGATCAGCATGAGGGGTCCGGCTCTCTGGGTCCGGATGCCCGGAAGAGGATCCGCGAGGCTCTGCTCAAGCAGCACCATCACCAAAATCACAAGAAGCTGGCCAACCGCATCCCCATCGTACGCTCCTTCGCTGACATTGGAAAGAAGCAGTCCGAGCCTCATTCCATGGACAAGAACG GCCAAACGGTCTCACCGCAGTCCCAGCCGTCCAACAACGAGGCCAAACAGGACGTCAGCCGAGAAAACAGCGCTGTGGACTTCAGTAAG ATTGACCTCCATTTTATGAAGAAGATCCCTCCTGGAGCGGAGGCGTCCAATGTGCTGGTTGGGGAGCTGGAGTTCCTGGACCGCCCTGTGGTGGCCTTTGTCCGCTTGTCTCCTGCTGTGCTGCTCAACGGCCTTACCGAAGTTCCCATCACCACCAG GTTCTTGTTCATCCTCCTGGGGCCTCTGGGTAAAGGTCCTCAGTATCACGAAATTGGGCGATCTATTGCTACCCTGATGACTGATGAG attttccATGATGTCGCCTATAAGGCCAAAGACAGGAGTGACCTGGTGGCAGGCATCGACGAGTTTTTGGATCAAGTGACTGTGTTGCCCCCCGGCGAGTGGGACCCCTCCATCAGAATAGAGCCGCCGAAGAATGTTCCCTCTCAg GAAAAGCGAAAGATCCCCCCAGTTCCCAACGGAGTGACGGATCTTGGAGAGTCTGAGGAGCACGGAGGACATGGTGGCCCTGAGCTCCAGCGCACGGGGAG GATATTTGGTGGGATGATCTTGGACATCAAGCGAAAAGCCCCTCACTACCTTTCAGACTACACAGACGCCATCAGCCTCCAGTGTCTGgcctccttcctcttcctgtaCTGCGCCTGCATGTCACCTGTTATCACCTTCGGAGGACTCCTGGGCGAGGCCACAGAGGGCCGCGTG AGTGCCATCGAGTCTCTGTTTGGGGCGTCAATGACTGGGATAGCCTACTCTCTGTTTGCCGGTCAGCCCCTCACCATCCTGGGCAGCACTGGGCCGGTTCTTGTCTTTGAGAAGATCCTTTTCAAGTTTTGCAA GGAATATGGCCTCTCCTACCTCTCCCTGAGGACCTGCATTGGGCTGTGGACGGCCTTCTTCTGCCTGCTGCTGGTGGCCACAGATGCCAGCTCGCTTGTCTGTTACATCACCCGCTTCACCGAAGAGGCTTTCGCCGCACTAATCTGCATCATCTTCATCTACGAGGCCCTGGAGAAGCTGCTTCACCTAGGGGTGCACTATCCGGTCAACAAACACAACGACCTGCAGAAGCTCACCCAGTACTG GTGTAGCTGTGTTGAGCCAAGGGACCCGAGTAATGAGACCCTGCGACTTTGGGATGAGAGGAACATCACAGTGTCCCAGGTCAACTGGACCTCACTGGAGGTCAAG GAGTGTGAGATGTTACATGGGGAGTTTCAGGGGCCCGCCTGTGGCCACCATGGCCCGTACATCCCAGACGTCCTCTTCTGGTGCGTGGTGCTCTTCTTCACCACAGTCTTCATGTCGGCCTTCCTGAAGGAATTCAAGTTCAGCCGCTACTTCCCCACCAAG GAATCCCATCGCCTAAATTACAAGTCCCCAGCAAGTTCAAA CCAACTAGAGACGATCGGGGCTGGGTTATAA
- the LOC122827403 gene encoding sodium-driven chloride bicarbonate exchanger-like isoform X5: MDITDQGAQMEPLLPTEQSSQESKDVRTDEEAVLDRGGTRSMLNTNFEKEELEGHRTLYIGVHVPLGRRSHRRHRHHGHRHRKRSKERDSTGEDGRESPSYNTPAQRVQFLLGTEDGDEEHIPHALFTEMDEICLREGEDAEWKETARWLKFEEDVEDGGERWSKPYVATLSLHSLFELRSCIMNGIVMLDMRANSLEEIADMVLDQHEGSGSLGPDARKRIREALLKQHHHQNHKKLANRIPIVRSFADIGKKQSEPHSMDKNGQTVSPQSQPSNNEAKQDVSRENSAVDFSKIDLHFMKKIPPGAEASNVLVGELEFLDRPVVAFVRLSPAVLLNGLTEVPITTRFLFILLGPLGKGPQYHEIGRSIATLMTDEIFHDVAYKAKDRSDLVAGIDEFLDQVTVLPPGEWDPSIRIEPPKNVPSQEKRKIPPVPNGVTDLGESEEHGGHGGPELQRTGRIFGGMILDIKRKAPHYLSDYTDAISLQCLASFLFLYCACMSPVITFGGLLGEATEGRVSAIESLFGASMTGIAYSLFAGQPLTILGSTGPVLVFEKILFKFCKEYGLSYLSLRTCIGLWTAFFCLLLVATDASSLVCYITRFTEEAFAALICIIFIYEALEKLLHLGVHYPVNKHNDLQKLTQYWCSCVEPRDPSNETLRLWDERNITVSQVNWTSLEVKECEMLHGEFQGPACGHHGPYIPDVLFWCVVLFFTTVFMSAFLKEFKFSRYFPTKVRAVISDFAVFITILTMVLVDYAIGIPSPKLQVPSKFKPTRDDRGWVINPVGPNPWWTTIVSFIPAVLCTILIFMDQQITAVIINRKEHKLKKGCGYHLDLFVVGVMLGVCSVMGLPWFVAATVLSISHVNSLKLESECSAPGEQPKFLGIREQRFTGLMIFTLMGCSVFMTSVLKFIPMPVLYGVFLYMGASSLRGIQFFDRLKLFGMPAKHQPDFIYLRHVPLRKVHLFTIIQLSCLVLLWVIKTSRAAIVFPMMVLALVFIRKLLDFIFTKRELSWLDDLMPEWKKKKLEDAAEEEEHSIIAEEEGIVQVPLEGHYRSDPATVNITDEMSKGSFGNVWKGVSPAESTKKELGSKSYPRSSEKRHKRRRHDKSLDRETSL; encoded by the exons GTCACCGCACTCTCTACATTGGAGTCCATGTCCCCTTGGGTCGGAGGTCACACCGTCGACACCGTCACCATGGACACAGACACAGGAAGAGGTCCAAGGAGAGGGACTCCACAGGGGAAGACGGTCGGGAATCCCCCTCATATA ACACCCCAGCTCAGAGGGTGCAGTTCCTTCTGGGCACAGAGGATGGCGACGAAGAGCACATCCCACACGCCCTGTTCACTGAGATGGACGAAATCTGCCTCAGGGAGGGAGAGGACGCCGAATGGAAAGAGACGGCTAG GTGGCTGAAATTTGAAGAGGATGTTGAAGACGGCGGCGAACGGTGGAGTAAGCCCTACGTGGCCACCCTGTCTCTGCACAGCCTGTTTGAGCTGCGGAGCTGCATCATGAATGGCATCGTGATGCTGGACATGAGGGCCAACTCACTGGAGGAGATTGCAG ATATGGTTTTGGATCAGCATGAGGGGTCCGGCTCTCTGGGTCCGGATGCCCGGAAGAGGATCCGCGAGGCTCTGCTCAAGCAGCACCATCACCAAAATCACAAGAAGCTGGCCAACCGCATCCCCATCGTACGCTCCTTCGCTGACATTGGAAAGAAGCAGTCCGAGCCTCATTCCATGGACAAGAACG GCCAAACGGTCTCACCGCAGTCCCAGCCGTCCAACAACGAGGCCAAACAGGACGTCAGCCGAGAAAACAGCGCTGTGGACTTCAGTAAG ATTGACCTCCATTTTATGAAGAAGATCCCTCCTGGAGCGGAGGCGTCCAATGTGCTGGTTGGGGAGCTGGAGTTCCTGGACCGCCCTGTGGTGGCCTTTGTCCGCTTGTCTCCTGCTGTGCTGCTCAACGGCCTTACCGAAGTTCCCATCACCACCAG GTTCTTGTTCATCCTCCTGGGGCCTCTGGGTAAAGGTCCTCAGTATCACGAAATTGGGCGATCTATTGCTACCCTGATGACTGATGAG attttccATGATGTCGCCTATAAGGCCAAAGACAGGAGTGACCTGGTGGCAGGCATCGACGAGTTTTTGGATCAAGTGACTGTGTTGCCCCCCGGCGAGTGGGACCCCTCCATCAGAATAGAGCCGCCGAAGAATGTTCCCTCTCAg GAAAAGCGAAAGATCCCCCCAGTTCCCAACGGAGTGACGGATCTTGGAGAGTCTGAGGAGCACGGAGGACATGGTGGCCCTGAGCTCCAGCGCACGGGGAG GATATTTGGTGGGATGATCTTGGACATCAAGCGAAAAGCCCCTCACTACCTTTCAGACTACACAGACGCCATCAGCCTCCAGTGTCTGgcctccttcctcttcctgtaCTGCGCCTGCATGTCACCTGTTATCACCTTCGGAGGACTCCTGGGCGAGGCCACAGAGGGCCGCGTG AGTGCCATCGAGTCTCTGTTTGGGGCGTCAATGACTGGGATAGCCTACTCTCTGTTTGCCGGTCAGCCCCTCACCATCCTGGGCAGCACTGGGCCGGTTCTTGTCTTTGAGAAGATCCTTTTCAAGTTTTGCAA GGAATATGGCCTCTCCTACCTCTCCCTGAGGACCTGCATTGGGCTGTGGACGGCCTTCTTCTGCCTGCTGCTGGTGGCCACAGATGCCAGCTCGCTTGTCTGTTACATCACCCGCTTCACCGAAGAGGCTTTCGCCGCACTAATCTGCATCATCTTCATCTACGAGGCCCTGGAGAAGCTGCTTCACCTAGGGGTGCACTATCCGGTCAACAAACACAACGACCTGCAGAAGCTCACCCAGTACTG GTGTAGCTGTGTTGAGCCAAGGGACCCGAGTAATGAGACCCTGCGACTTTGGGATGAGAGGAACATCACAGTGTCCCAGGTCAACTGGACCTCACTGGAGGTCAAG GAGTGTGAGATGTTACATGGGGAGTTTCAGGGGCCCGCCTGTGGCCACCATGGCCCGTACATCCCAGACGTCCTCTTCTGGTGCGTGGTGCTCTTCTTCACCACAGTCTTCATGTCGGCCTTCCTGAAGGAATTCAAGTTCAGCCGCTACTTCCCCACCAAG GTGAGGGCTGTCATCAGCGACTTTGCAGTCTTTATCACTATCCTCACTATGGTCCTTGTTGATTATGCCATAGGAATCCCATCGCCTAAATTACAAGTCCCCAGCAAGTTCAAA CCAACTAGAGACGATCGGGGCTGGGTTATAAACCCGGTTGGACCCAACCCGTGGTGGACCACCATTGTCTCCTTTATACCCGCTGTGCTCTGCACCATCCTCATCTTCATGGACCAGCAGATCACAGCGGTTATTATCAACAGGAAGGAGCACAAGCTGAAG AAAGGCTGCGGCTACCACCTGGACCTGTTCGTGGTGGGGGTGATGCTGGGCGTGTGCTCGGTGATGGGCCTGCCGTGGTTCGTGGCGGCCACCGTGCTCTCCATCTCCCACGTGAACAGCCTGAAGCTGGAGTCGGAGTGCTCGGCTCCTGGAGAGCAGCCCAAGTTCCTGGGCATCCGCGAGCAGCGCTTCACCGGCCTCATGATCTTCACCCTCATGGGCTGCTCCGTCTTCATGACCTCCGTGCTGAAA TTCATCCCTATGCCGGTCCTCTACGGCGTCTTTCTGTACATGGGAGCATCTTCCCTCAGAGGCATTCAG TTCTTCGATCGGTTGAAGTTGTTCGGCATGCCAGCCAAACATCAGCCTGACTTCATCTACCTTCGACATGTGCCGCTGAGGAAGGTCCACCTCTTCACCATCATCCAGCTCAGCTGCTTAGTCCTGCTGTGGGTCATCAAGACCTCCAGGGCGGCCATCGTTTTCCCCATGATG GTCTTGGCGCTGGTATTTATTCGTAAGTTGCTGGATTTCATCTTCACCAAGAGAGAACTGAGCTGGCTGGATGATCTGATGCCGgagtggaagaagaagaagctggaggaTGCAGCAGAAGAG GAGGAACACAGTATTATCGCAGAGGAGGAAGGGATTGTGCAAGTCCCACTCGAGGGGCACTACAG GAGTGACCCAGCCACGGTGAACATCACCGACGAAATGTCTAAGGGTTCTTTCGGGAACGTGTGGAAGGGTGTCAGTCCTGCTGAGAGCACGAAAAAGGAACTGGGATCGAAAAG TTACCCCAGAAGCAGTGAAAAGCGACACAAGCGGAGGAGGCATGACAAGAGCTTGGACAGGGAGACGAGTTTGTGA
- the LOC122827403 gene encoding sodium-driven chloride bicarbonate exchanger-like isoform X4, translating into MDITDQGAQMEPLLPTEQSSQESKDVRTDEEAVLDRGGTRSMLNTNFEKEELEGHRTLYIGVHVPLGRRSHRRHRHHGHRHRKRSKERDSTGEDGRESPSYNTPAQRVQFLLGTEDGDEEHIPHALFTEMDEICLREGEDAEWKETARWLKFEEDVEDGGERWSKPYVATLSLHSLFELRSCIMNGIVMLDMRANSLEEIADMVLDQHEGSGSLGPDARKRIREALLKQHHHQNHKKLANRIPIVRSFADIGKKQSEPHSMDKNGQTVSPQSQPSNNEAKQDVSRENSAVDFSKIDLHFMKKIPPGAEASNVLVGELEFLDRPVVAFVRLSPAVLLNGLTEVPITTRFLFILLGPLGKGPQYHEIGRSIATLMTDEIFHDVAYKAKDRSDLVAGIDEFLDQVTVLPPGEWDPSIRIEPPKNVPSQEKRKIPPVPNGVTDLGESEEHGGHGGPELQRTGRIFGGMILDIKRKAPHYLSDYTDAISLQCLASFLFLYCACMSPVITFGGLLGEATEGRVSAIESLFGASMTGIAYSLFAGQPLTILGSTGPVLVFEKILFKFCKEYGLSYLSLRTCIGLWTAFFCLLLVATDASSLVCYITRFTEEAFAALICIIFIYEALEKLLHLGVHYPVNKHNDLQKLTQYWCSCVEPRDPSNETLRLWDERNITVSQVNWTSLEVK; encoded by the exons GTCACCGCACTCTCTACATTGGAGTCCATGTCCCCTTGGGTCGGAGGTCACACCGTCGACACCGTCACCATGGACACAGACACAGGAAGAGGTCCAAGGAGAGGGACTCCACAGGGGAAGACGGTCGGGAATCCCCCTCATATA ACACCCCAGCTCAGAGGGTGCAGTTCCTTCTGGGCACAGAGGATGGCGACGAAGAGCACATCCCACACGCCCTGTTCACTGAGATGGACGAAATCTGCCTCAGGGAGGGAGAGGACGCCGAATGGAAAGAGACGGCTAG GTGGCTGAAATTTGAAGAGGATGTTGAAGACGGCGGCGAACGGTGGAGTAAGCCCTACGTGGCCACCCTGTCTCTGCACAGCCTGTTTGAGCTGCGGAGCTGCATCATGAATGGCATCGTGATGCTGGACATGAGGGCCAACTCACTGGAGGAGATTGCAG ATATGGTTTTGGATCAGCATGAGGGGTCCGGCTCTCTGGGTCCGGATGCCCGGAAGAGGATCCGCGAGGCTCTGCTCAAGCAGCACCATCACCAAAATCACAAGAAGCTGGCCAACCGCATCCCCATCGTACGCTCCTTCGCTGACATTGGAAAGAAGCAGTCCGAGCCTCATTCCATGGACAAGAACG GCCAAACGGTCTCACCGCAGTCCCAGCCGTCCAACAACGAGGCCAAACAGGACGTCAGCCGAGAAAACAGCGCTGTGGACTTCAGTAAG ATTGACCTCCATTTTATGAAGAAGATCCCTCCTGGAGCGGAGGCGTCCAATGTGCTGGTTGGGGAGCTGGAGTTCCTGGACCGCCCTGTGGTGGCCTTTGTCCGCTTGTCTCCTGCTGTGCTGCTCAACGGCCTTACCGAAGTTCCCATCACCACCAG GTTCTTGTTCATCCTCCTGGGGCCTCTGGGTAAAGGTCCTCAGTATCACGAAATTGGGCGATCTATTGCTACCCTGATGACTGATGAG attttccATGATGTCGCCTATAAGGCCAAAGACAGGAGTGACCTGGTGGCAGGCATCGACGAGTTTTTGGATCAAGTGACTGTGTTGCCCCCCGGCGAGTGGGACCCCTCCATCAGAATAGAGCCGCCGAAGAATGTTCCCTCTCAg GAAAAGCGAAAGATCCCCCCAGTTCCCAACGGAGTGACGGATCTTGGAGAGTCTGAGGAGCACGGAGGACATGGTGGCCCTGAGCTCCAGCGCACGGGGAG GATATTTGGTGGGATGATCTTGGACATCAAGCGAAAAGCCCCTCACTACCTTTCAGACTACACAGACGCCATCAGCCTCCAGTGTCTGgcctccttcctcttcctgtaCTGCGCCTGCATGTCACCTGTTATCACCTTCGGAGGACTCCTGGGCGAGGCCACAGAGGGCCGCGTG AGTGCCATCGAGTCTCTGTTTGGGGCGTCAATGACTGGGATAGCCTACTCTCTGTTTGCCGGTCAGCCCCTCACCATCCTGGGCAGCACTGGGCCGGTTCTTGTCTTTGAGAAGATCCTTTTCAAGTTTTGCAA GGAATATGGCCTCTCCTACCTCTCCCTGAGGACCTGCATTGGGCTGTGGACGGCCTTCTTCTGCCTGCTGCTGGTGGCCACAGATGCCAGCTCGCTTGTCTGTTACATCACCCGCTTCACCGAAGAGGCTTTCGCCGCACTAATCTGCATCATCTTCATCTACGAGGCCCTGGAGAAGCTGCTTCACCTAGGGGTGCACTATCCGGTCAACAAACACAACGACCTGCAGAAGCTCACCCAGTACTG GTGTAGCTGTGTTGAGCCAAGGGACCCGAGTAATGAGACCCTGCGACTTTGGGATGAGAGGAACATCACAGTGTCCCAGGTCAACTGGACCTCACTGGAGGTCAAG TAG